The following coding sequences are from one Archocentrus centrarchus isolate MPI-CPG fArcCen1 chromosome 4, fArcCen1, whole genome shotgun sequence window:
- the r3hdm4 gene encoding R3H domain-containing protein 4, with translation MVVLTNNNEEQDYILIEERKCTSLHSSPAKRVSPTKKKQFYINQAIRNSDLTPRAKGKKSLRRQENTRFLANLLEKDECSKDDLEVCSNPAIPSIFSEVCANGNYIEPWNDFMNCSGEEQERLLSLLEQEGSKKKNNNQLLEDQRNVNPAFTAQDCFQRIDRRLRATLRRKQIPMGKLEILEENLLSFFSAQPHSVYTTNLSSSFERLLLHAICQYMDLVSASRDYNGLRQTEVVNKQEEFLPPRLLLSAYLEQMS, from the exons ATGGTCGTTCTGACAAATAACAATGAGGAGCAGGATTATAT CCTGATAGAGGAGCGTAAATGCACCTCATTGCACAGCTCTCCTGCCAAGCGAGTGTCGCCAACCAAAAAGAAGCAGTTCTATATCAACCAAGCCATCCGCAACTCTGACCTCACTCCCAGGGCCAAAGGCAAGAAGAGCCTCCGCCGACAGGAGAACA CCCGCTTTCTTGCTAACCTCCTTGAGAAGGATGAGTGCTCCAAAGATGATCTGGAAGTTTGCAGTAACCCGGCCATCCCATCCATCTTCTCTGAAGTCTGCGCCAATGGAAACTACATAGAG CCATggaatgacttcatgaattgcTCCGGTGAGGAGCAGGAGAGGCTGCTCTCTCTCCTGGAGCAGGAGGGatccaagaagaaaaacaacaaccagcTCCTCGAAGACCAGAGGAATG TAAATCCTGCCTTCACTGCTCAGGACTGCTTCCAGAGAATCGATCGCAGGTTGCGAGCGACTCTGAGGCGAAAACAAATCCCCATG gGAAAGCTGGAAATTCTGGAGGAAAACCTTCTGAGCTTCTTCAGTGCTCAACCTCACTCAGTTTACACAACCAACCTCAGCAGCAG CTTTGAGAGGCTGCTGCTTCACGCCATCTGCCAGTATATGGACCTCGTCTCTGCAA GCAGAGACTACAACGGCTTACGTCAGACTGAAGTGGTGAACAAACAAGAAGAGTTCCTGCCTCCGAGGCTCCTGCTCTCTGCCTACCTGGAGCAGATGAGTTGA